In Glycine max cultivar Williams 82 chromosome 10, Glycine_max_v4.0, whole genome shotgun sequence, the DNA window ACTTCCTCTCTCAGATTGTTTGTGTTATATATAGTTACAATTAGCTTATGTCAAGCTTCTGTAGCAATAATGAGTTTTTAAAATGAGATCAATACTTGGTCATGGACAAATTTGTGCTTATGAATCTAACTTCTTCATAACATGTACAGATTTGATGCACTAAGGTTTCTaggaagaatgagaagaaagagaaTAATGCTGGTGGGCGATTCAATAATGAGAAATCAGTGGGAATCTCTTGTTTGCTTAGTGCAAGGAGTTATTCCAACTGGTCGAAAAAGGGTGACTTATAACGGACCTGGAATGGCCTTCCATGCCATGGTAAGAGTGCAAGACATTTATCAAAACAtggtttcttttccttttctgaaaATTAGTGACAACATAATGTTCACCTGAAGGATTTTGAGACCTCAATTGAGTTTTTCTGGGCACCCCTGTTGGTAGAACTGAAGAAAGGTTCAGAAAATAAGAGAATTTTACATCTTGATTTGATTGAAGAAAATGCAAGGTATTGGAGAGGAGTTGATATCCTTGTATTTGATTCAGCCCATTGGTGGACTCACCCAGATCAAACCAGCTCGTAAGAAAGATTTCtcattttagaatttttccattttctctatttaaacttaaatttttaagtaaatGTTTTTATATGCTCCTTTCTTCTTTAGTTTTAAGTTGTTAACATATATCAATGAGTTCTATCTTGATTAATACCAGGTGGGATTACTACCTGGAGGGAAACAATCTCACCAGGAATATGAATCCCATGGTTGCTTACCAGAAAGGACTCAGTACATGGGCAAGGTGGGTGGATCAAAATCTAAACCCTAGGAGAACTGAAGTCATTTTTAGAAGCATGTCTCCTAGGCATAACAGGTACTATCTATTTCTATTTGCCTTAAACTTTGCCTTTGTcctcttttttcatttaagaaaaagaaaatgtgttgGGACCCAACCCAAGCAAGGTACGACTTTTGAGTCTCATATTTTAAGTATTATATTCTGTTATGGAGTTTGTAAGACCTTTCCTTGATCTTGTCAACTATAGTGAGTAGCTTTCATGGTGTGGTTCTCCCATGATTCTTATCATTTGGTAGCAGCTCGTACCagaatttattctcttttttcaattttcaatttataaagtCTTGGGCTTTCCATCTACAATGGCTAAAAGCTAACTTTCTGGTTAGGAATGGGACTGACTTTACAATTGTTAATGCTATCAAATCCTAGTCTCCTTTCTTGTTCTCTATATGTCACTTCTCTTCTCTATGTTAACAATTATTAGAATGTAATCatcattctttcttttgttcacaCATAGTGGTTCCTTGGTTTTTATATACAGGGAAAATGGTTGGAAATGCTACAATCAGAAGCAGCCTCTACCATTTTCCAGCCACCTACATGTTCCTGAACCTTTGGCAGTGCTACAAGGAGTGTTGAAGAGAATGAGATTTCCAGTATATCTGCAAGACATCACAACAATGACCGCGTTGCGCAGAGACGGGCATCCCTCGGTATATAGGAGGGTAATAAGCCAAGATGAGAAGCAGAAACCAGGAAAAGGCCATTCCTCTGATTGCAGCCATTGGTGCCTCCCTGGGGTGCCTGATATTTGGAATGAGATGCTGAGTGCACTGCTGTGACTATAATGGAATGTGTTATGTGAAATGTATACAGTGTACAACAATTGCTTGATCTATATCAGCATTTACTTACAATGATCTAGACTCTACAGCCTTTCATGGTTAC includes these proteins:
- the LOC100305461 gene encoding protein trichome birefringence-like 36; this translates as MATPKIHLLVSSFLLCGTFLSLFHCTLSLLNPEDGVGILVQADDDVSMAQSNRDSRKRCDISVGKWVYDDSYPLYDSSCPYLSSAVTCQRNGRPDSDYEKWKWKPSGCTMPRFDALRFLGRMRRKRIMLVGDSIMRNQWESLVCLVQGVIPTGRKRVTYNGPGMAFHAMDFETSIEFFWAPLLVELKKGSENKRILHLDLIEENARYWRGVDILVFDSAHWWTHPDQTSSWDYYLEGNNLTRNMNPMVAYQKGLSTWARWVDQNLNPRRTEVIFRSMSPRHNRENGWKCYNQKQPLPFSSHLHVPEPLAVLQGVLKRMRFPVYLQDITTMTALRRDGHPSVYRRVISQDEKQKPGKGHSSDCSHWCLPGVPDIWNEMLSALL